The Hymenobacter oligotrophus genome has a window encoding:
- a CDS encoding cystathionine gamma-synthase family protein, with protein sequence MKELRKQAELNGRPLKPESLMMSYGFRPEWSEGAIKCPIFQTSTFVFKNAEEGKAFFELAYGLRQPAPEEEMGLIYSRLNNPSLEILEDRLTLWDGAEDAASFASGMAAISTSLLALLKPGDVVLHSEPVYGGTDFFLKNVLPRFGITAEGFSPTLPAEALQARAAALGDKLAVLYVETPANPTNHLVDLDACVAAAKLAGTAERPCRVVVDNTFLGPVFQHPLRHGADLVLYSATKFLGGHSDLIAGAALGSKALMKEVRAMRTFMGSMCDPNTGWMLMRSLETLKLRMERAAQSARVVADWLRQHPQVTRTYYLGHLEHDAAQQDIYQRQCLSPGSMISFDIAGGEAEAFRFLNRLQLIKLAVSLGGTESLAEHPATMTHSDITPELQREMGITESMVRLSIGVEDPADLIADLAQAFGDEAEPVAVATTAAYDAVI encoded by the coding sequence ATGAAAGAGTTGCGCAAGCAAGCCGAGCTAAACGGCCGGCCGCTAAAGCCCGAAAGCCTGATGATGAGCTACGGCTTTCGGCCCGAATGGAGCGAGGGCGCCATTAAATGCCCCATTTTTCAAACCTCCACGTTCGTGTTCAAGAACGCCGAAGAAGGCAAAGCCTTTTTCGAGCTGGCCTACGGCCTGCGCCAGCCCGCGCCCGAAGAGGAAATGGGCCTGATTTACTCGCGCCTCAACAACCCCTCGCTCGAAATCCTGGAAGACCGCCTCACGCTGTGGGACGGCGCCGAAGACGCTGCCTCGTTTGCCTCGGGCATGGCCGCCATCAGCACCTCGCTGCTGGCCCTGCTAAAACCCGGCGACGTGGTGCTGCACTCCGAGCCCGTGTACGGCGGCACCGATTTCTTCCTGAAAAACGTGCTGCCGCGCTTTGGCATTACGGCCGAAGGCTTTTCGCCCACCTTACCGGCCGAAGCGCTGCAAGCCCGTGCCGCCGCCCTAGGTGATAAACTGGCCGTGCTGTACGTGGAGACGCCCGCCAACCCCACCAACCACCTCGTTGACCTCGACGCCTGCGTGGCGGCCGCCAAGCTGGCTGGCACCGCCGAGCGCCCCTGCCGCGTGGTGGTCGATAACACCTTCCTGGGGCCCGTGTTTCAGCACCCGTTGCGCCACGGCGCCGATTTGGTGCTGTACTCGGCTACCAAGTTCCTGGGCGGGCACTCCGACCTCATTGCCGGTGCCGCCCTAGGTTCGAAAGCCCTGATGAAGGAGGTACGGGCCATGCGCACCTTTATGGGCAGTATGTGCGACCCCAACACCGGCTGGATGCTGATGCGCAGCCTCGAAACCCTGAAGCTGCGCATGGAGCGGGCCGCCCAGTCGGCGCGCGTAGTGGCCGATTGGCTGCGCCAGCACCCGCAGGTTACGCGCACTTACTACCTGGGCCATCTGGAGCACGACGCCGCGCAGCAGGACATTTACCAGCGCCAGTGCCTTTCGCCGGGCTCCATGATTTCGTTTGACATTGCCGGCGGCGAGGCCGAGGCGTTCCGCTTCCTCAACCGCTTGCAGCTTATTAAGCTGGCCGTAAGCCTGGGCGGTACCGAAAGCCTGGCCGAGCACCCTGCCACCATGACGCACTCCGACATTACGCCCGAGCTGCAGCGCGAAATGGGCATCACCGAAAGCATGGTGCGCCTGAGCATTGGCGTGGAAGACCCCGCCGACCTCATTGCCGATTTGGCCCAAGCATTCGGTGATGAAGCCGAGCCCGTTGCCGTGGCCACCACCGCGGCCTACGATGCGGTTATTTAA
- a CDS encoding LytR/AlgR family response regulator transcription factor codes for MIAIAIDDEPIALNVIRALAAKVPFIELKACFTNAFQGLEYLQQEPVDLLFIDINMPDISGLELVSSLARKPLVVFTTAYAEHAVTGFELDALDYLLKPFSLPRFVKACNKAHEQLQLRGAHSAAPPTAPKDYLFVKTGYEQVRVRHADILYLEAAGNYVTFVLEGKSVLTRMTINELAELLPAERFVRVHRSFIVARNRIDRIERHQVSIGGKCVPLGASYLPQLRE; via the coding sequence ATGATTGCCATTGCCATCGACGACGAGCCCATTGCCCTGAACGTAATTCGCGCCCTGGCCGCAAAGGTGCCGTTTATTGAGCTGAAAGCGTGTTTTACGAACGCGTTTCAGGGGCTGGAATACCTGCAGCAGGAGCCCGTCGATTTGCTGTTTATCGATATCAACATGCCCGATATTTCGGGCCTGGAGCTGGTGAGCAGCTTGGCGCGCAAGCCGCTGGTGGTGTTTACCACAGCCTACGCCGAGCACGCCGTTACCGGCTTTGAGCTCGATGCCCTCGACTACCTGCTGAAGCCTTTTTCGCTGCCGCGGTTTGTGAAAGCGTGCAACAAAGCCCACGAGCAGTTGCAGTTGCGCGGCGCCCATTCCGCCGCGCCTCCCACAGCCCCAAAAGACTACCTGTTCGTGAAAACCGGCTACGAGCAGGTACGCGTGCGCCACGCCGACATTCTGTACCTCGAGGCCGCGGGTAACTACGTAACGTTTGTGCTGGAGGGCAAAAGCGTGCTCACGCGCATGACCATTAATGAACTAGCCGAGCTGTTGCCTGCCGAACGCTTTGTGCGCGTGCACCGCTCGTTTATCGTGGCCCGCAACCGCATCGACCGCATCGAGCGGCATCAGGTAAGCATCGGCGGCAAATGCGTGCCCCTAGGTGCTTCGTACTTGCCGCAGCTGCGGGAGTAG
- a CDS encoding sensor histidine kinase produces the protein MPSESRSIVRDALIGLLLWVMGSLLLFAGESNGELVLYWSFLAVPAVLLHCFACYKLIPGVAGRKRPFWAYLLRLVLTLLPMALVLGVLLGVLRNDPEAAAGYVALLLPFQLLITAPLAWLVYQRRTRGQRALEGLRQELGHSNASLDLLRAQINPHFLFNALNTLYGTALQEQSERTAQGIQMLGDMMRFMLHENHQSRILLAREIEYLRNYVELQSLRIATSPNITIETNIEEVPEAAWIAPMLLIPFVENAFKHGISLQRRSWIKTTLHYANGKLYFDVYNSTHPRAEHEPLAEESGLGLSNVQQRLALLYPKRHDLVIRETGTEFFVHLTLQL, from the coding sequence TTGCCATCCGAATCCCGCAGCATTGTGCGCGATGCCCTTATTGGCCTGCTGTTGTGGGTTATGGGCTCCTTGCTGCTGTTTGCTGGCGAAAGCAACGGCGAGCTTGTGTTATACTGGAGCTTTCTGGCAGTGCCGGCAGTGCTGTTGCATTGTTTTGCCTGCTACAAGCTTATTCCGGGCGTGGCAGGCCGTAAGCGCCCGTTTTGGGCCTACCTGCTGCGCCTCGTTCTTACACTGCTGCCCATGGCTTTGGTTTTGGGCGTGCTCTTGGGCGTGCTGCGCAACGACCCCGAAGCCGCCGCGGGCTACGTGGCCCTGCTGCTGCCCTTTCAGCTGCTGATTACCGCCCCGCTCGCGTGGTTGGTGTACCAGCGGCGCACCCGCGGCCAGCGGGCCCTGGAGGGGCTGCGGCAGGAGCTCGGGCACTCGAACGCCTCGCTCGATTTGCTGCGGGCCCAAATCAACCCGCATTTCCTGTTCAACGCGCTCAACACGCTCTACGGCACCGCGCTGCAAGAGCAAAGCGAGCGTACGGCGCAAGGCATTCAGATGCTGGGCGACATGATGCGGTTTATGCTGCACGAAAACCACCAGTCGCGCATTTTGCTGGCCCGCGAAATCGAGTACCTGCGCAACTACGTGGAATTGCAGTCGTTGCGCATCGCTACCTCGCCCAACATCACCATCGAAACCAACATCGAGGAGGTGCCCGAAGCCGCCTGGATTGCCCCCATGCTGCTAATCCCGTTTGTCGAAAACGCGTTCAAGCACGGCATCAGCCTACAGCGCCGCTCCTGGATTAAAACCACGCTGCATTACGCCAACGGCAAGCTGTATTTTGATGTGTACAACAGCACGCACCCCCGGGCCGAGCACGAGCCGCTGGCCGAAGAATCGGGCCTAGGCCTCAGCAACGTGCAGCAGCGGCTGGCGCTGCTTTACCCCAAGCGCCACGACCTGGTAATTCGGGAAACCGGCACCGAATTTTTCGTGCATCTTACGCTGCAGCTGTAA
- the uvsE gene encoding UV DNA damage repair endonuclease UvsE: protein MRIGYPCVNESLDCTSTSTFRLASYSAERLEQAVANNLACLQRILEYNVQHELRFFRIGSGIVPFGSHPVNTYPWQQRFAAEFRAIGDYIKQHDMRVSFHPDQFVVLNSPDTGIVERSVAELVYQGSMLDLMGLDSKAKLQIHAGGVYGDKESALKRWIATYNELLPEAVKVRLVVENDDRLYSLQECLRLYDTVGVPVLFDNFHHECLNSGEPMPMALQLAAATWHPEQDGPLMIDYSSQAPGERKGKHVNSIEEDLFRAFVDDLRGIDADIMLEIKDKEASAHKACAILRDVGRLTAPRTPSATSY from the coding sequence ATGAGAATTGGCTATCCTTGCGTCAACGAGTCGCTCGACTGCACGTCTACCTCCACCTTTCGGCTGGCTTCGTACTCGGCCGAGCGGCTGGAGCAGGCCGTGGCCAACAACCTGGCCTGCCTGCAGCGCATTCTGGAGTACAACGTGCAGCACGAGCTGCGCTTCTTCCGGATTGGCTCGGGCATTGTGCCGTTCGGCTCGCACCCCGTCAATACCTACCCCTGGCAGCAGCGCTTTGCGGCCGAGTTTCGGGCCATCGGCGACTACATCAAGCAACACGATATGCGGGTGTCGTTTCACCCCGATCAGTTTGTGGTGCTAAACTCGCCCGATACCGGCATTGTGGAGCGCAGCGTGGCCGAATTGGTGTACCAGGGCTCGATGCTTGATTTGATGGGCCTCGACAGCAAGGCCAAGCTCCAGATACACGCCGGCGGCGTGTACGGCGACAAAGAATCGGCGCTGAAACGCTGGATTGCTACCTACAACGAGCTACTGCCCGAGGCTGTGAAGGTGCGCCTGGTGGTCGAGAACGACGACCGCCTCTACAGCCTGCAAGAGTGCCTGCGCCTCTACGACACGGTGGGCGTGCCGGTGCTGTTCGACAATTTCCACCACGAGTGCCTGAACAGCGGCGAACCCATGCCCATGGCCTTGCAGCTGGCCGCCGCCACCTGGCACCCCGAGCAAGATGGCCCGCTGATGATCGACTACAGCTCGCAGGCGCCGGGCGAGCGGAAAGGCAAGCACGTGAACAGCATCGAGGAAGACCTGTTCCGGGCTTTCGTGGATGATTTGCGCGGCATCGATGCCGACATCATGCTTGAAATCAAAGACAAAGAAGCCAGCGCCCACAAGGCCTGCGCGATTCTGCGCGACGTAGGCCGGCTCACGGCGCCGCGCACCCCCTCAGCCACTTCGTACTAA